One Roseimaritima multifibrata DNA window includes the following coding sequences:
- a CDS encoding DUF7133 domain-containing protein yields the protein MVIRISGFLCIQLCALTLACGQGTEADYYPLLSVSTSQTATDSRSKLWKPAPDGLPLEVSGIAVLPNQRLAVSIRKGEVWLVDGAYDEPPNNVRYHRFASALHEPLGLLWHQGALYTAQRSELTRMADTNGDDVADEYLTVAKGWGVTGHYHEYAYGPKLDANGNLWVTLNIGLGLRGDQLNHTVQHSRLGYRQGIWRGWGIRISPNGDWEPVCAGMRSPSGIGSNLEGDMFYTDQQGNWVATNTLHHMRDGAFFHHAEALASAEQPESPLKDVAKVPNGVPFPVAVQQMPALVPPVVWFPYKRMGQSATDIMCDRSEGKFGPFHGQLFVGEFTLAGVQRVFVERIEGEYQGACFPFRSGCASAVLRMEQGTDGSVFLGLTNRGWSSLGEASYGLQRMKWSGKTPFEILEMRAKPDGFELVFTRPVDRQSAADIGSYKIASHTYQYHAAYGSDEIDVQDLEVAKAEVSEDAMSVRLTVKGLRPLYVHALEAAGVQDQKGNTLLHPQAYYTLNQIPKP from the coding sequence ATGGTAATTCGAATTAGCGGTTTTTTATGCATCCAATTGTGCGCGCTAACGCTGGCATGCGGTCAGGGAACCGAAGCCGATTATTATCCGCTGTTGTCGGTGTCCACGTCACAGACCGCAACCGATTCTCGATCAAAATTATGGAAGCCCGCACCGGATGGGTTGCCGCTGGAGGTTAGTGGGATCGCTGTCCTGCCGAATCAGCGGTTGGCGGTATCGATTCGCAAGGGAGAGGTTTGGCTGGTCGATGGAGCCTACGACGAACCGCCGAACAACGTTCGCTACCATCGCTTCGCTTCGGCATTGCACGAACCGCTCGGACTGTTGTGGCACCAAGGGGCGCTGTATACGGCGCAGCGTAGCGAACTGACCCGAATGGCGGATACCAACGGGGATGATGTCGCCGACGAGTACTTAACCGTTGCCAAGGGGTGGGGTGTTACCGGTCACTACCATGAATACGCGTACGGACCAAAATTGGATGCGAATGGGAACCTATGGGTAACCTTGAACATCGGTCTCGGATTGCGTGGCGATCAACTGAATCATACGGTGCAGCATTCTCGACTGGGATATCGTCAGGGGATATGGCGCGGTTGGGGAATTCGAATTTCTCCAAACGGAGACTGGGAGCCTGTTTGTGCGGGCATGCGTTCTCCCTCGGGCATCGGCAGCAACCTTGAGGGGGACATGTTTTATACCGATCAGCAAGGGAACTGGGTGGCGACCAATACGTTGCACCACATGCGTGATGGAGCGTTCTTTCATCACGCCGAGGCACTTGCATCCGCCGAGCAACCGGAATCGCCACTTAAGGATGTTGCAAAAGTGCCGAATGGTGTGCCTTTCCCTGTCGCGGTCCAGCAGATGCCCGCGTTGGTCCCTCCCGTTGTCTGGTTTCCCTATAAACGGATGGGGCAGTCGGCAACCGACATTATGTGTGACCGCAGCGAAGGAAAGTTTGGTCCTTTCCATGGTCAATTATTTGTCGGTGAATTCACCTTGGCGGGTGTTCAGCGTGTTTTCGTCGAACGGATCGAAGGTGAGTATCAAGGAGCTTGTTTCCCCTTTCGTTCAGGATGTGCCTCGGCCGTGTTACGAATGGAGCAGGGGACCGATGGGTCGGTTTTTCTTGGGTTAACGAATCGCGGGTGGAGCAGCCTGGGAGAGGCGTCCTACGGATTGCAGCGAATGAAATGGAGTGGGAAAACGCCTTTCGAAATCCTCGAAATGCGAGCCAAGCCAGATGGATTTGAACTGGTTTTTACTCGGCCTGTTGACCGTCAATCCGCGGCCGATATCGGCTCGTACAAAATCGCTAGCCATACCTATCAGTATCATGCAGCGTATGGGAGCGACGAAATCGACGTTCAGGACCTGGAGGTGGCGAAAGCGGAAGTGAGCGAGGACGCGATGTCGGTTCGCCTGACCGTGAAAGGCTTACGTCCCCTTTACGTGCATGCTTTGGAAGCAGCGGGCGTTCAGGATCAGAAGGGCAACACGTTGCTGCACCCTCAGGCTTATTACACGCTCAATCAGATTCCCAAACCATAG
- a CDS encoding c-type cytochrome, with protein sequence MSFDWIGVVLYRFASRPRFCLTSVGLVYLSLVCLVGNAAAADQIDPSPVVIGYERLHHLEEDSDTLAGQILWSELSCTQCHGEDLGGGTSGKRGPSLLRAGRALQADWISEFLQTPHAVKPGTTMPDMLGQVAPSQRQRVADAITAFLVDAATPFVEVKAGGASPVPYQFWTLGDVARGREGYHRFGCVACHTPEPGFAAEETADSALERLRAELDPEELEELGLAAEQPELPSVPHADLGAKYDRQGLTRFLLNPLTSHPAGRMPHFQLSVTEAADIAAFLLQADLHRNGPAEAIQAAPIQHAWTGWSASQRQEAIQEGKEWFSKLHCNQCHDAPGIPLATQSLAKPLGQRSEGDPVLCQQGDVPQVPHYSLKSEQEAGLKAALIAKDRLAAESESDTQKIARESLHFELLRQNCYACHQRAEIGGIESHRSSCFATVGDVDLGDEGRLPPPLDHVGYKLKLDWMKKRMRGDTGKLRPYLQIRMPVFGAEVTAAIPEVFKGSDSTETETVLNTHSPTGKAWSAEAGRNRFDQGCVQCHPVRGEALPGVVGIDLGNPGRRLNQDWFQAFLTDPAQLKPRTRMPKFFPNQVPSGAIEEMWAYLNSIDKQELPEKIKAARAANYELVPTERPILLRTFLEGAGNHAIAVGFPEGVHVAYDAEACKPAYFWRGSFLDAEGTWFVRFAPLAKPLGKEEFSLEGPYPLQWKQPVEGEEIKATAPQFAGYRIDSDGVPTFLSHWHGWEVSDRFQPDGNGIRRVIQWRPLTAASEPPKGELSFDGAPLKQARDVKETSSDGINQVEWKYQW encoded by the coding sequence TTGAGTTTTGATTGGATTGGAGTTGTTTTGTATCGATTTGCCTCTCGCCCGAGATTTTGTTTAACGTCCGTCGGGCTCGTTTACCTCTCGCTGGTTTGCCTGGTCGGTAATGCTGCTGCCGCAGATCAGATCGATCCGTCTCCCGTGGTCATTGGTTATGAACGCCTGCACCATCTTGAAGAGGATTCAGACACGCTTGCCGGGCAGATTCTGTGGAGCGAACTCAGCTGCACGCAGTGTCATGGCGAGGATCTTGGGGGCGGGACTAGCGGTAAGCGGGGACCCTCTTTGCTGCGAGCGGGAAGAGCCTTGCAGGCGGATTGGATTTCGGAATTCTTGCAGACGCCTCATGCGGTGAAACCGGGGACAACCATGCCCGACATGTTGGGGCAAGTCGCGCCGTCGCAGCGTCAAAGAGTGGCCGACGCCATCACCGCCTTTTTGGTCGATGCGGCAACTCCGTTTGTGGAAGTCAAAGCGGGAGGGGCCAGTCCCGTTCCGTACCAGTTCTGGACTCTCGGCGATGTCGCCAGGGGCAGGGAAGGGTACCATCGTTTTGGGTGCGTCGCGTGTCATACGCCCGAGCCTGGGTTTGCTGCAGAGGAGACGGCCGATTCCGCATTGGAAAGGCTGCGAGCGGAACTGGATCCCGAGGAGCTTGAAGAGCTTGGTTTGGCAGCGGAGCAACCGGAGCTTCCTTCCGTTCCCCACGCGGATCTGGGAGCGAAATACGATCGCCAAGGGCTTACCCGTTTTCTCTTAAATCCGTTGACGTCTCACCCCGCCGGAAGGATGCCGCATTTTCAGTTGTCCGTTACCGAGGCAGCCGATATCGCGGCTTTTTTGCTGCAGGCGGATCTGCATCGAAATGGACCTGCCGAAGCGATTCAAGCGGCGCCGATTCAGCATGCATGGACTGGATGGTCTGCAAGTCAGCGACAGGAAGCGATTCAAGAAGGGAAGGAATGGTTTTCTAAATTGCACTGCAACCAGTGCCATGACGCTCCTGGGATCCCGCTTGCAACACAATCGCTTGCCAAGCCGCTTGGACAACGGAGTGAAGGGGACCCGGTACTGTGTCAGCAGGGCGATGTGCCACAGGTGCCTCACTATTCACTGAAGTCGGAGCAGGAGGCGGGGTTAAAAGCCGCCTTGATTGCTAAAGATCGCTTGGCAGCCGAATCGGAATCCGATACGCAAAAAATCGCTCGCGAAAGTCTGCATTTTGAACTGCTTCGTCAGAACTGTTACGCCTGCCATCAACGGGCTGAAATCGGTGGCATCGAGTCGCACCGAAGCTCTTGTTTTGCGACCGTTGGCGATGTCGATTTAGGAGACGAAGGCCGCCTGCCTCCACCGCTTGATCACGTGGGCTACAAATTAAAGCTGGACTGGATGAAAAAACGGATGCGGGGGGATACCGGCAAACTCCGCCCTTACCTTCAGATACGGATGCCGGTATTCGGAGCGGAGGTTACCGCTGCGATTCCCGAAGTCTTTAAAGGATCCGACAGCACGGAAACCGAAACGGTTTTGAACACCCATTCGCCAACCGGGAAAGCATGGTCGGCCGAAGCGGGGCGGAATCGCTTTGATCAAGGTTGTGTGCAGTGTCATCCGGTCCGTGGCGAAGCGCTGCCAGGAGTGGTTGGAATCGATTTGGGAAATCCGGGACGGCGATTGAATCAGGATTGGTTCCAGGCGTTTTTAACCGATCCAGCACAGCTAAAACCGCGCACTCGCATGCCGAAATTTTTTCCGAACCAAGTCCCGTCCGGGGCGATCGAAGAAATGTGGGCATACCTGAATTCAATCGATAAGCAGGAACTGCCTGAAAAGATCAAGGCGGCTCGAGCGGCGAACTATGAACTGGTGCCGACCGAGCGTCCCATCTTGCTGCGAACTTTTCTGGAAGGCGCCGGCAATCATGCGATTGCGGTTGGATTTCCTGAGGGCGTGCACGTTGCGTATGACGCGGAGGCTTGTAAGCCCGCTTACTTTTGGCGAGGTTCTTTCTTGGATGCTGAGGGGACCTGGTTTGTCCGCTTTGCACCGCTGGCAAAACCGCTGGGAAAAGAAGAGTTCTCGCTTGAGGGTCCTTATCCTTTGCAATGGAAGCAACCGGTCGAAGGCGAGGAAATAAAGGCGACGGCACCGCAATTTGCAGGGTACCGAATCGATTCCGATGGGGTGCCGACTTTCCTATCGCACTGGCATGGCTGGGAAGTTAGTGACCGTTTTCAGCCTGACGGAAATGGGATTCGCCGCGTTATCCAGTGGCGTCCTTTGACGGCGGCATCGGAACCACCAAAAGGTGAATTAAGCTTCGACGGTGCTCCGTTGAAACAGGCGCGGGATGTTAAGGAAACAAGTTCTGACGGGATCAATCAAGTGGAGTGGAAATACCAATGGTAA
- a CDS encoding efflux RND transporter permease subunit gives MFEKFLHRPALAIVISLLILFTGGLAINALPISQFPSVAPPSVRVSVSYPGASAKILIDSTMVILEQAINGVPNMRYMMGDATSAGEGTIQITFEPGTDPNVAVMNVNNRVQMVKNNLPPIVEREGIIVMQNMTSMLMYVNIYSEDPNVDQNFLYNYATVNVLNEIKRIPGVGRATILGNRSYAMRVELDLDRMRAYKVDAEDVMNALDEQSMIGSPGRLGQATGQTSQTIEYVLTWIGRYKTPEEYGKIILRATPEGEILRLEDVAKVSLGSSFYDLYSDIDGLPSAAIVLKQTPGSNAADVIEKVKEKVEQIKQESFPPGMDYAVTYDVSNFLDASIEKVLHTLFEAFILVSLVVYLFLGDFRSTLIPTLAVPVSLIGTFFFMLMFGMSINLITLFALVLAIGVVVDDAIVVVEAVHEKMHTKHLNPYQATREVVQEISGAIIAITLVMTAVFIPVTFMTGPVGVFYRQFALTMAMSIVISGIVALTLTPVLCAMILKPHTGHEKQRGLVGLANRSMNRIAGTYAPILRGLLCVLLGTAVGVGVYYLLHNEFVHELVSEQFPLTERRSQIIAGVFALLAILSFRASLSGSNGSAKKRSPLGIFLHVFDRGVEKVTGGYAAILKRIISRRVLTMAVIAAFSYGILVVNQVLPTGFIPLEDQGMIYGIVQTPPGSTLEYTNSKCHELQAICEGMDEITSVSSIAGYEVLTEGRGSNAGTCIINLKPWADRELTSKQIIEELEERGTDIANVKLEFFEPPAVPGFGAAGGFSVNLLDKTNSGDYQALGEETDKFMAALGKRKELKGLFTFFAANYPQFEVVIDNDAAMQKGVSIRDAMDNLSIVVGSTWEQGFVRFGQFYKVYVQAAPEFRRYPEDLDNMFVKNDQDEMVPYSAFMKIVPKQGLNEISRYNLYPTAPIQGAPAAGYSSGEAIAAIKEVAAQTLPQGFDIDWRGLAYDEAKAGNTAIYIFLVVVVFVYMVLVGQYESFILPLAVLTSLPVGLFGSFLFLKSMGLANDVYCQIGLVMLVGLLGKNAILIIEFAVQRHHEGLSIMEAGIEGGKLRFRPILMTSFAFIAGLIPLVRATGPGAIGNRTIGTTAVGGMLMGTLVGVLVIPGLYYLFAKLADGRSLIKDQHDEPLSELMEREH, from the coding sequence ATGTTTGAAAAATTCCTTCATAGGCCGGCACTGGCCATTGTCATCTCACTGCTCATTCTGTTTACGGGTGGATTGGCGATTAACGCTTTACCGATATCGCAATTCCCTTCGGTCGCTCCACCGAGTGTGCGGGTTTCGGTTTCCTACCCGGGTGCCAGTGCAAAAATTCTGATCGATTCGACGATGGTGATTCTGGAACAAGCCATCAACGGCGTCCCCAACATGCGGTACATGATGGGAGACGCAACCAGTGCCGGGGAAGGAACGATCCAGATCACCTTCGAACCAGGCACCGATCCGAACGTGGCGGTCATGAACGTCAATAACCGGGTCCAAATGGTCAAGAATAACCTCCCCCCGATTGTGGAACGGGAGGGGATCATCGTGATGCAGAACATGACCAGCATGCTGATGTATGTGAACATCTATAGCGAAGATCCGAATGTTGATCAAAACTTCTTATACAACTACGCGACGGTAAACGTCCTAAATGAGATCAAGCGGATTCCCGGTGTCGGCCGTGCCACCATCCTTGGCAACCGTTCTTATGCAATGCGGGTCGAACTGGACCTGGACCGTATGCGGGCCTACAAGGTGGATGCCGAAGATGTGATGAATGCTCTCGATGAACAGAGCATGATTGGTTCCCCTGGACGCCTTGGCCAGGCAACCGGGCAGACCTCGCAAACAATTGAGTACGTGCTGACCTGGATTGGACGCTACAAAACGCCAGAGGAATACGGCAAGATCATCCTGCGGGCGACTCCCGAAGGCGAAATCCTGCGTCTGGAGGATGTCGCAAAAGTGTCGCTGGGTTCATCGTTCTATGACCTCTACTCGGACATCGACGGGCTACCCTCTGCGGCGATTGTGCTTAAGCAGACCCCCGGTTCCAACGCTGCCGACGTGATCGAGAAGGTCAAAGAAAAGGTCGAACAGATCAAGCAAGAATCCTTTCCTCCGGGCATGGACTACGCCGTCACCTACGACGTGTCCAACTTCCTAGACGCTTCGATCGAAAAAGTGCTGCACACCCTATTCGAGGCCTTCATTTTGGTTTCGTTGGTGGTCTATCTGTTCCTCGGTGACTTCCGTAGCACGTTGATCCCTACCTTGGCGGTTCCCGTTTCATTGATCGGTACCTTCTTCTTCATGCTGATGTTTGGGATGTCGATCAACCTGATCACACTGTTCGCGTTGGTGCTTGCGATTGGGGTGGTGGTCGACGATGCGATCGTGGTGGTCGAAGCGGTCCACGAAAAAATGCACACGAAGCATTTAAATCCCTATCAAGCCACCCGAGAAGTCGTCCAGGAAATCAGTGGAGCCATTATTGCGATCACGTTAGTGATGACCGCCGTCTTCATTCCTGTGACTTTCATGACCGGGCCGGTGGGAGTCTTTTACCGTCAATTTGCACTCACCATGGCGATGTCTATCGTGATCTCGGGGATCGTCGCCCTGACGCTTACCCCGGTGCTGTGTGCGATGATTCTCAAGCCGCATACCGGTCACGAGAAACAACGTGGTCTGGTCGGTTTGGCAAACCGATCGATGAACCGAATCGCAGGCACATACGCCCCGATCTTGCGTGGCCTCCTATGCGTGCTGCTGGGGACCGCCGTAGGAGTCGGCGTTTACTATCTACTGCACAACGAATTCGTACACGAACTGGTTTCCGAACAGTTCCCTCTGACGGAACGACGGTCGCAGATCATCGCGGGCGTGTTTGCCCTGTTGGCAATCCTGTCTTTCCGAGCTTCCCTGTCGGGCAGCAACGGGAGTGCAAAGAAACGCAGTCCTCTGGGAATATTCTTGCACGTCTTTGACCGCGGAGTCGAAAAGGTCACCGGCGGTTACGCTGCGATCCTCAAGCGGATCATTTCGCGGCGAGTACTAACGATGGCGGTGATTGCTGCTTTCAGCTATGGAATCTTGGTCGTCAATCAGGTCCTTCCAACCGGATTCATTCCGCTGGAAGACCAAGGCATGATCTATGGAATCGTGCAGACGCCCCCCGGTTCGACCCTTGAATATACGAATTCAAAATGCCACGAACTGCAGGCCATCTGTGAGGGGATGGATGAAATCACTTCGGTATCGTCCATCGCCGGATACGAAGTTCTTACCGAAGGACGAGGATCGAATGCAGGGACCTGTATCATCAACCTGAAACCCTGGGCCGATCGTGAACTGACCTCTAAGCAAATCATTGAAGAGCTTGAGGAAAGAGGCACCGACATTGCTAATGTGAAACTGGAATTCTTTGAACCACCTGCGGTACCGGGGTTTGGTGCCGCCGGGGGTTTCTCGGTGAACTTGTTGGATAAAACCAATAGCGGAGACTACCAAGCCCTTGGTGAAGAGACCGACAAATTCATGGCGGCGTTGGGAAAACGAAAGGAACTGAAAGGCCTATTCACCTTCTTTGCCGCCAACTACCCGCAGTTCGAAGTCGTCATCGACAATGATGCGGCGATGCAAAAGGGAGTATCGATTCGCGACGCGATGGATAACCTCTCGATCGTGGTCGGTAGCACCTGGGAACAGGGGTTTGTTCGGTTTGGCCAGTTCTACAAAGTCTACGTGCAAGCGGCGCCCGAATTCCGCCGGTATCCCGAAGATCTTGACAACATGTTCGTCAAAAATGATCAAGACGAAATGGTCCCCTACTCGGCGTTCATGAAGATCGTCCCGAAGCAAGGGCTTAACGAAATCAGCCGCTACAACTTGTACCCGACCGCCCCCATCCAAGGAGCCCCCGCAGCCGGTTACAGCAGTGGTGAAGCGATCGCGGCCATCAAGGAAGTCGCCGCACAAACACTCCCTCAGGGATTTGACATCGACTGGCGAGGACTGGCCTACGACGAAGCCAAAGCAGGCAATACGGCGATCTATATCTTCCTGGTCGTTGTCGTCTTTGTGTACATGGTTTTAGTCGGCCAGTACGAAAGCTTTATCCTTCCATTGGCGGTCCTGACATCGTTGCCTGTCGGCCTGTTCGGATCTTTTTTATTCCTCAAGTCGATGGGATTGGCCAATGACGTCTACTGTCAAATTGGTTTGGTGATGCTGGTTGGCTTGCTAGGAAAGAATGCGATTCTGATCATCGAATTCGCAGTCCAACGCCATCATGAAGGATTGAGCATCATGGAGGCCGGAATCGAAGGGGGCAAACTTCGGTTCCGTCCTATCTTGATGACCTCATTCGCTTTCATCGCCGGGCTGATCCCACTGGTGCGAGCAACGGGTCCCGGAGCGATCGGCAACCGTACGATTGGCACAACCGCGGTTGGCGGGATGTTGATGGGGACCTTGGTCGGTGTCTTAGTGATCCCGGGCCTGTACTATCTGTTCGCCAAATTGGCGGATGGGCGTAGCTTGATCAAGGACCAACACGATGAACCACTAAGCGAACTGATGGAACGCGAACACTAG
- a CDS encoding TolC family protein encodes MSTHFVEFANRISANRGQAAILLAGALLAATGCKTPPLQQAQPGPVMPESYSSPSSFTNHYADLSSDDTDQSEHASKPDINVPENTHSSNKVVPANASPADAAEEDIKFASFIQTATELDLQEPTAPQDVVLESGSITTDAAPTTVTTPTIVNNQFENSATMSRYEFFNDPDLLGLIDQALVGNQELKILAQEVRIACLEVQARSGEYRPFVTLGARAGLEKPGQYTRAGAVEEQLEVVPGREFPDPLPDFLVGADVSWELDIWKALRNAQSAAAMRYLGTNDGRNYIVTRLVAEIAENYYELLALDNQLETLGRTIELQKQSLEVANAKKQAGRGTELAVQRFQAEVRKNESERLIIQQQIIEAENRINFIVGRYPQPIQRPSSNYIDLNLQTLAVGIPSQLLQNRADIKQAERELAAAGLDVKVARARFYPSLSLTAGVGWNAFSTGYLFKTPESLIYGVAGELVGPLINKRAIKASYLSANARQLQAIYDYQRTILEAHIEVVNYMTKVDNYRQSIEVKKQQLDALEASVDSASKLFQSARVEYVEVLLVQREFMEAKMGLIETKQQQLNAIVNAYQALGGGGGGLPSFTN; translated from the coding sequence ATGAGTACTCACTTCGTAGAATTTGCGAACCGAATTTCGGCCAATCGTGGCCAGGCGGCCATCCTTTTAGCAGGGGCTCTGCTCGCTGCAACCGGCTGCAAAACCCCACCGCTCCAGCAGGCGCAGCCGGGGCCCGTGATGCCGGAATCGTACAGTTCGCCAAGCTCCTTTACCAATCACTACGCCGACTTAAGCAGCGACGATACCGACCAAAGCGAACATGCTAGTAAGCCGGACATTAACGTTCCGGAAAACACGCACAGCAGCAACAAAGTCGTCCCCGCCAACGCCTCTCCAGCCGACGCGGCAGAGGAAGACATTAAATTCGCCAGCTTTATCCAGACGGCCACCGAATTGGATCTTCAGGAGCCAACCGCTCCTCAAGACGTCGTGCTGGAATCCGGCAGCATCACAACGGATGCCGCCCCGACAACCGTTACAACCCCGACGATCGTAAACAACCAATTCGAAAACTCGGCGACGATGTCGCGTTACGAATTCTTTAATGATCCCGACCTGCTTGGTTTGATCGATCAAGCACTTGTCGGCAATCAAGAACTGAAAATCCTGGCCCAGGAAGTACGGATTGCCTGCCTGGAAGTCCAGGCTCGGAGTGGTGAATACCGCCCGTTTGTTACGCTTGGAGCGAGAGCAGGCTTAGAAAAACCAGGACAGTACACACGTGCTGGAGCCGTCGAAGAACAGCTTGAAGTCGTCCCAGGAAGAGAATTCCCCGATCCCCTGCCCGACTTCCTCGTCGGCGCAGATGTCTCCTGGGAACTTGACATTTGGAAAGCCCTGCGGAACGCGCAAAGCGCCGCTGCGATGCGTTACCTCGGCACAAACGATGGACGAAACTATATCGTCACCCGTCTGGTAGCCGAAATCGCCGAAAACTACTACGAACTGTTAGCGTTGGACAACCAATTGGAAACATTGGGAAGGACTATCGAACTCCAGAAACAAAGCCTTGAAGTCGCCAACGCTAAAAAGCAAGCGGGCCGTGGCACCGAACTGGCCGTGCAACGTTTCCAAGCTGAAGTTCGCAAGAACGAAAGTGAACGACTGATCATTCAGCAGCAAATCATCGAAGCTGAAAACCGGATCAACTTTATCGTCGGTCGATACCCGCAACCCATCCAGCGTCCATCGTCGAATTACATTGACCTGAACCTGCAAACCTTGGCTGTCGGCATCCCATCACAGCTTCTTCAGAATCGTGCGGACATCAAACAAGCCGAACGAGAACTTGCCGCAGCCGGCCTGGATGTCAAAGTGGCTCGAGCCCGCTTCTACCCTTCCCTTTCGCTTACCGCCGGGGTTGGCTGGAACGCATTCAGCACCGGCTATCTGTTTAAGACTCCGGAATCGCTGATCTATGGTGTCGCCGGCGAACTGGTTGGCCCGTTGATTAACAAGCGAGCGATCAAGGCCTCCTACCTATCGGCCAATGCACGGCAGTTGCAAGCGATCTATGACTACCAACGCACGATCCTGGAAGCCCATATCGAAGTCGTGAACTACATGACCAAAGTGGACAACTACCGGCAAAGCATCGAAGTCAAAAAGCAGCAACTGGACGCGTTAGAAGCGTCGGTCGACAGTGCATCGAAACTGTTCCAAAGCGCCCGTGTCGAATACGTCGAAGTGCTGCTTGTGCAACGGGAATTCATGGAAGCCAAGATGGGATTGATCGAAACCAAACAGCAACAACTGAATGCAATCGTCAATGCCTACCAAGCACTCGGCGGAGGTGGCGGCGGGCTGCCAAGTTTTACTAACTAG